ACCATCCCTAGGAAAAcaagggggaagaggaggtgggAGACCAGACAATCCCTAGGAAAAcaagggggaagaggaggtgggAGACCAGACCATCCCTAGGAAAAcaagggggaagaggaggtgggAGACCAGACCATCCCTAGGAAAACAAGCGGGAAGAGGAGGTGGGAGACCAGACCATCCCTAGGAAAAcaagggggaagaggaggtgggAGACCAGACCATCCCTAGGAAAAcaagggggaagaggaggtgggAGACCAGACCATCCCTAGGAAAAcaagggggaagaggaggtgggAGACCAGACCATCCCTAGGAAAAcaagggggaagaggaggtgggAGACCAGACCATCCCTAGGAAAAcaagggggaagaggaggtgggAGACCAGACCATCCCTAGGAAAAcaagggggaagaggaggtgggAGACCAGACCATCCCTAGGAAAAcaagggggaagaggaggtgggAGACCAGACCATCCCTAGGAAAAcaagggggaagaggaggtgggAGACCAGACCATCCCTAGGAAAAcaagggggaagaggaggtgggAGACCAGACCATCCCTAGGAAAAcaagggggaagaggaggtgggAGACCAGACCATCCCTAGGAAAAcaagggggaagaggaggtgggAGACCAGACCATCCCTAGGAAAAcaagggggaagaggaggtgggAGACCAGACCATCCCTAGGAAAAcaagggggaagaggaggtgggAGACCAGACCATCCCTAGGAAAAcaagggggaagaggaggtgggAGACCAGACCATCCCTAGGCTAGAACCTATGAGCCGTCTGAGTTGACACTGAGGGTATGATGTTGATGGAAGCCTGAGGGGACATTATGACATCATCTGACCTGCGGCTGTGACGGAGTGGTTGCCTGTGACGGTGCGGTTGCCTGTGACGGTGCGGTTGCCTGTGACGGTGCGGTTGTGTTAGCGTCGGGAACCAGTGCTTCGCCATCGAACGAGATTATGTCCTGTTGCGTGTCTGGAGCTGGAGTCAACGAGGGTCTGGGGCTGGGGGGCGGGCGTACAGGGGCGGGTCCAGGGGGTGCCAGCCTCGTCTGGAGGGTCCACGGAAGTATGTACACACATGCAACAGTAGTGAGGGAGACACAGCACACGGGTTAGTAAAACACACCAGCACACTAGTAATAGTAGGTTACTGTTACGTAGGCCGGTATCCAATCCAAGGTGGGTCATGGAGCAGCGCTCTGGACAGACGACAATGTGCCTTTTCaaggcaatttccctgacattcCTGGAGATTGTGTTTACTGTAAACGCTGCGCATGTTGCCTCAAGCGTAAATTACCTTTAGAAATCAAGTGCAATGCGCTGCTCTATAACGCTCCATGGATTGGATTCAGCCCTAGTCTGTAAAGCAATGTGCTGCTCTATAACGCGCCATGGATTGAATCCAGTCCTAGTCTGTAAGTGGTGTCTATGAGGCTTGCTTCTATGTTAGAAAAGCACATGTCTATCAAACCAATGGAGAGAAACTCTATTCAACATgctctgggtttcatctctcgcTTTGACAGTTTTCCTGAAGAGAATGTTGGCGACTGTGTGTGTGCTCGCAATTGTACCGTCCTCTCCTTTTTCCACCCTCTTGACCTTAAACCTTAAAACAGACCCTAAACTCAAGATTTCCCCCACACGTTTCTGAAAATGACACTCTTTCATCAACACACAAACCCCAGTCACTcaagacaaacacagagacagtcagacacgTTACAGCCCCTGTATGAGGGAACCTTACCTTGGGTGCAGCGTCTGGGGTAACGCTGTGGTTGGCGGCGGCTGCCTCActgggaaagaaagagaaagggagaattaCTGACTGACTCCCGTGTCATGCCATGATGAAGATGTCctggttgtgttcagtagagagagaacattttactgtatttatttttctaGAAAGGAGAAAGTAGAAAATAAagagggcagaggaggaggagagagaacgagagagggggcagaggaggaggagagagagaacgagagagggggcagaggaggaggagagagagaacgagagagggggcagaggaggagagagagaacgagagagggggcagaggaggagagagagatcgagagagggggcagaggagtagagagagaacgagagagggggcagaggagtagagagagaacgagagagggggcagagggggagagagagaacgagagagggggcagaggaggagagagaacgagagagggggcagaggaggagagagagggggcagaggaggagagagagggggcagaggaggagagagagggggcagaggaggagagagagagagggcagaggagagagagagaacaagagagggggcagaggaggaggaggagagaacgagagagagggaagaggaggaggagagaacgagagagagggaagaggaggaggagagaacgagagagggggcagaggaggagagagagaggagagagagggggcagaggaggagagagagagggcagaggaggagagagagaacaagagagagggcagaggaggaggagagagaacgagagagggggcagaggaggaggagagagaacgagagagggggcagaggaggaggagagagaacgagagagggggcagaggaggaggagagagaacgagagagggggcagaggaggaggagagagaacgagagagggggcagaggaggaggagagagaacgagagagggggcagaggaggaggagagagaacgagagagggggcagaggaggaggagagagagaacgagagagggggcagaggaggaggagagagagaacgagagagggggcagaggaggaggagagagagaacgagagagggggcagaggaggaggagagagagaacgagagagggggcagaggaggaggagagagaacgagagagggggcagaggaggaggagagagggggcagaggaggagagagagaacgagagagggggcagaggaggagagagagaacgagagagggggcagaggaggagagagagggggcagaggaggagagagagaacgagagagggggcagaggaggaggaggagagaacgagagagagggaagaggaggagagagagaacaagagagggggcagaggaggaggaggagagaacgagagagagggaagaggaggaggagagaacgagagagggggcagaggaggagagagagaggagagagagggggcagaggaggagagagagagggcagaggaggaggaggagagagaacgagagagggggcagaggaggaggaggagagagaacgagagagggggcagaggaggaggagagggggcagaggaggagagagagggggcagaggaggagagagagggggcagaggaggagagagagggggcagaggaggagagagagagggcagaggaggagagagagagggcagaggaggaggaggagagagaacgagagagggggcagaggaggaggaggagagagaacgagagagggggcagaggaggaggaggagagagaacgagagagggggcagaggaggaggaggagagagaacgagagagggggcagaggaggaggaggagagagaacgagagagggggcagaggaggaggaggagagagaacgagagagggggcagaggaggaggaggagagagaacgagagagggggcagaggaggaggaggagagagaacgagagagggggcagaggaggaggaggagagagaacgagagagggggcagaggaggaggaggagagagaacgagagagggggcagaggaggaggaggagagagaacgagagagggggcagaggaggaggaggagagagaacgagagagggggcagaggaggaggaggagagagaacgagagagggggcagaggaggaggaggagagagaacgagagagggggcagaggaggaggaggagagagaacgagagagggggcagaggaggaggaggagagagaacgagagagggggcagaggaggaggaggagagagaacgagagagggggcagaggaggaggaggagagagaacgagagagggggcagaggaggaggaggagagagaacgagagagggggcagaggaggaggaggagagagaacgagagagggggcagaggaggaggaggagagagaacgagagagggggcagaggaggaggaggagagagaacgagagagggggcagaggaggaggaggagagagaacgagagagggggcagaggaggaggaggagagagaacgagagagggggcagaggaggaggaggagagagaacgagagagggggcagaggaggaggagagagaacgagagagggggcagaggaggaggagagagaacgagagagggggcagaggaggaggagagagaacgagagagggggcagaggaggaggagagagaacgagagagggggcagaggaggaggagagagaacgagagagggggcagaggaggaggagagagaacgagagagggggcagaggaggaggagagagaacgagagagggggcagaggaggaggagagagaacgagagaggggccagaggaggaggagagagaacgagagagggggcagaggaggaggagagagaacgagagagggggcagaggaggaggagagagaacgagagagggggcagaggaggaggagagagaacgagagagggggcagaggaggaggagagagaacgagagagggggcagaggaggaggagagagaacgagagagggggcagaggaggaggagagagaacgagagagggggaagaggaggaggagagagaacgagagagggggaagaggaggaggagagagaacgagagagggggaagaggaggaggagagagaacgagagagggggaagaggaggagagagagagaacgagagagggggaagaggaggagagagagagggaagaggaggagagagagagagggaagaggaggagagagagagagggaagaggaggagagagaacgagagagagggaagaggaggagagagaacgagagagggggaagaggaggagagagaacgagagagagggaagaggaggagagagaacgagagagagggaagaggaggagagagaacgagagagagggaagaggaggagagagaatgaaaggggGGACAATGACCTCAGTTGTGTTGGAGCAACGTGCGGGCGGTTCACTAAGATGATAGTACAACGGGCTAAGATGTAGCAGCTTATCAGTTTCAGTCATCCACAGTGGTGAAGGTCTGACTATCTGGTGGCGGCCGCCCCGATTAGTTTTTTTAGCACACACTGTCCCCCTGTATCACCATGGGAAAGCAGAACAGGGTCAACTGGTGTGCGTAAGAGAAAACATTTTGAAACTGAGTGAAATACGTTGGTACAACCATTGAACTTGTCTGATAAGAACACAGACGTTCGTTATTTTTTGTTACAAAACATTTTGTTAcagtgtgccctactgaacacaacctaGATGTATTTGTGTGTAGTCAACAGTCTGCACCATCCACCAAGACCACAAGATGGGAGCAGGGGGTTGAGAAGTATATTTAATGATCTGTGTGTACAGCCTCATTTTAGCAGGGAGAATGAGCATATGCCAAACAAACCATTCTTTATTAATAATATATAACAAGACCGTGCGTAGTACACCACAAATACACAGCTCAGAGCAAAAACTATTTGGGGACGTTGCTGCGGCATGAGACACCAACTCACAACACAAGGCTTCCTCAAGCGTCATGCTGCGGTCATGCAGAGGAGTGCCTGACCTGAAACACACGGACACTCAGACTGAGAACTAGAGGAACACCCATGAATGTCCATGCACACAGCAGAACTCCATGCACTACTTGGACAACTAAAGGTCTGTATATATCCTGTGTTGAGTCCTCCAACCCTTTATTCTCAATCAGTATCTAACTGCACCATGCAGAAAGACTAGTGCTGTGCAATTAACCAAAATGCcggttattttttgttttttaaacaacAAATTCACCAACTtcagttcaattatttgaattccatttccaCTATTGCGCACATAGTGCTGccgaactgtgtgatgtagtagggagttgtagtttccatcaAGCTCTTTAGAAACCAGATCAtgctgaactgtgtgatgtagtagggagttgtagtttccatcaAGCTCTTTAGAAACCAGATCATgctgaactgtgcgatgtagtagggagttgtagtttccatcaAGCTCTTTAGAAACCAGATCATgctgaactgtgcgatgtagtagggagttgtagtttccaacaagtCCTTTATTCTCAGTCAGTATCTAACTGCACCATGCAGaaggacacacacaggcacatataAACTGTCACACTGGTCACTCCCAGTCAGGTCCATTACCTCTTCTTGGGTCCAGGCTTCCAGTCTTTACCTGCCTTTCTGTAGGGGGGGTGGGGTGTAATTTACTCTACAGTATTCTATATTCAGCCAGTCATTTCACTTCCTCACTAGAATGTGTAAGCACAGGATTGGATAGGTTACTtactaaatgtaatctgttacagttactagttacctgtccaaaagtagttagttacctgtccaaaaacagaacttttggattacccaaacccagtaacgtaatctgattacattccgttacttttagatttaatttccccttaagaggcattagaagaagacaaacatGTATGTTGCCAACtgaacaacatctattgcaggataaatcaatgttaaagtttacatagctggacaTATTTGGATATTACATTTTACTtgatgggttggttatgtaggcttcttctaacccatcgctttctactacatataataataagaTTAAATTATATCCTTACATTATAAACCAAattctatcagaattccagtcattccaataaatgttatacctcTTGATCGCAAAGAATAGGACTTGGacatatggaagtatagattagccaaattgttttatcTGAGcaccaaaactaaggacttattagccagccatactctgttgtcatggaggactgattgggctcattgattcgagttgaaaaataatgctgcgctcatggaatggcatgctttgatcaataataagtgatatccgtatcaaattacactacaccactgctgtcctccttaCCTTCAAGTGTTTATTCatgttggataatctttggatgccaacAGCAGTCACACCACTGGAAGACATatcttggactgtagcctacaaaagcctattcctgctctttccccgcaatccatcaaacacattcggTGTGTCGTCATGTAATCCGTTACTGCCCAACCCTGTGTATGCATTGCATTGGACCTCATTTCTCTAGAATTACCATAAAGTTCCTAAAAGGTGCACCAGACATAGGTAGATTTTACAGGTACATATAACAGTGGGGCAAAGTAGACAGGTACGCCATAGATGAACACTATCATACGTACAATACTCCACTGGTATTCGCAACACATTGGTATTATGTCAAGTCTCACTCACTTGGCCAGCCTCTGCTCATCCAGTTTGGTCATGACATCATTCAGGTCCTGGTTCAGCTGCAAACAGAAAGATTGGAGGAAGTCAATTAATCAGTCTAGACATGTATTATCAATCAGTCCCATGTACTGACGGTAGGCACCCAGCTCTCCCTCTCACCTTTCCCATGTCTTTGTGGAACCTCTGCTGATATCCAGCCATACTCTGGAATGTGTTAACATAGAAGCCAACAcgactagagagaagagaggagagagagagaacgtgttAACATGGTGGCTggcaacactgtgtgtgtgtgtgtgtgtgtgtgtgtgtgtgtgtgtgtgtgtgtgtgtgtgtgtgtgtgtgtgtgtgaacatggtGGCTGGCAACATTGTGTGTGCCTGACTGTCTGTGATGACATGTGGAAGAGAGAACGTGATAACAGTGGTTGTAAGTGGGTTGCTCttcagaaagacagagggaaggagattGTCAGCCTGGTAGCATCAGTAAGAGGGTGGAGAGGTCTCACCTGTTCCACAGCTGTGGAAGCTCATCCTGCAGATCTACGTTGATCTCCTCAAATACTTTCTGAGCTCTCCCTAACTCCTCCTCTGCCTGTACAGACACCATGACACATCCACAGAGGTTAAACAATGTTAGTATATGCCTGTACAGACACCATGACACATCCACAGAGGTTAAACAATGTTAGTATATGCCTGTACAGACACCATGACACATCCACAGAGGTTAAACAATGTTAGTATATGCCTGTACAGACACCATCACACATCCACAGAGGTTAAACAATGTTGGTGTCTGTACAGGCATATACTATCACACATCCAGAGGTTGAACAATTCTACAGTACCATGTTTGTTAGTATATGTTAGTCAAAAGAAAGTGCATTATCTACAATCAAACTAAAGAATGACATGGAATGCAGACAGAATGTTAGGGCATGGTGGCATAGAATATAGAATTAGAACTCAGAATGGGTGAATGACAAGTGAGTGTTGAAGGCATGGCGGGGGGTCAGGGCGAACTGTGACCGGGGTGAGAGGGTGAGTTAGTTAGACATCAGTCACCTGGTTTCTGGTCAGGTTAGTTTGAGCTATTTGATGAGCTGACAGAATCCCCTGGGCCCAACCTGGGGCAGCCTTCTCCACAAGAGACATCGGCTAGCcatgcagacagacggacagagcgaaagagcgagagagagaagcaagACAAATAGTTTGACAGGCAGGTTAGCATTAAGACAGGCAGGTTTGAGAGAGTTTTGAAATAGGGCAAGAGTATTTCCATATTGTAAATTAACAcccaatcaaacacacacacatgaaaaacAGGTTAATGAGACTTTTTTCCCCCAGTAGGTTGATTGGTTGCTTATTTCAACTGGTATAGCCTAAGCCCATGGGAGCATGTGGCAAGCATAGAAAAACGTGCCTCGCCAAAATTGCAATGCAGAATGTTGCTTACTGACATCAGACATCATAATGTGGGTATTTGCATTATCTTTGTTAAGGCCTTTATAGAGTCACGACTGAGTCACATTATAGAGCCGACCTGAACTGGCCTGGATATTTTCTCTTTACATTGTTCTGTTCTTTCCAAGAAGGTTCCAGAAATGCTGGTCCTctgtagttggtagagcatggtgcttgcaacgccaggatagtgagtttgattcccgggaccacccgtaCGTAACATGTAGGCATCCAtgactaagttgctttggataaaagcatctgataAATGGCAtgtattatttgttattttaaacGATGGCGGATGCAAAACCAGGCCATCCCAGTACAGCTGGCTCAGCTTGGTTTGGCTCAGCAGTGTGATACCGTAATGAACCCAGGAAACGATGCAGCGGGCGGCTATCTTACCTTGGCGATCTTGGCCTGGTCCTGCTTCTTGCCCTTCTGTAGGGAGCCAAAGTGATGCCTCGCACTGTCGTAGTCGGTCATCTTCCTGTCCCGCTTAGCGATGCGTGCCTGGTCAGAGACACCAGACAAACATACCCACAGAGTCACTGATAGAAGGCTGCAGCTTCTTGAGAACCAATCAAGCAATCAAATGTATGTATTGATGTATCCTCTAACTGGTCAGGGAACCGAGCTGTTTCAGGGCTCCATTTAAAACCAGGATCGCTGAAACGTTAAAGATTGCACACCAGAAATGTAAAGGTGATTTCCTATTGAGCAGACATATGCAGCGTTCACGGTGAATGCAGTTTCCGCAAACAGAGGAACATCACCATTACATTTTAATCAGCTGTAACTCTGAACTTCCACCATATAGGTTGTATAGAGCCCTCGGTACCAGTATatgtagtctgttctgttagagcgcTCGGTACCAGTATGTGTAGTCTGTTCTGTTGGAGCCCTCGGTACCAGTATatgtagtctgttctgttagagcccTCGGTACCAGTATgtgtagtctgttctgttagagcccTCGGTACCAGTACatgtagtctgttctgttagagcccTCGGTACCAGTACATGTAGTCTGTTCCGTTAGAGCCCTCGGTACCAGTATgtgtagtctgttctgttagagcccTCGGTACCAGTACatgtagtctgttctgttagagcccTCGGTACCAGTATgtgtagtctgttctgttagagcccTCGGTACCAGTATgtgtagtctgttctgttagagcccTCGGTACCAGTACatgtagtctgttctgttagagcccTCGGTACCAGTACATGTAGTCTGTTCCGTTAGAGCCCTCGGTACCAGTACatgtagtctgttctgttagagcccTCGGTACCAGTATgtgtagtctgttctgttagagcccTCGGTACCAGTATgtgtagtctgttctgttagagcccTCGGTACCAGTATgtgtagtctgttctgttagagtccTCGGTACCAGTACATGTAGTCTGTTCTGTTCGAGCCCTCGGTACCAGTATgtgtagtctgttctgttagagcccTCGGTACCAGTACGTGtactctgttctgttagagtccTCGGTACCAGTATGTGTACTCTGTTCTGTTAGAGCCCTCGGTACCAGTATgtgtagtctgttctgttagagcccTCGGTACCAGTATgtgtagtctgttctgttagagcccTTGGTACCAGTATgtgtagtctgttctgttagagcccTCGGTACCAGTATgtgtagtctgttctgttagagtccTCGGTACCAGTACATGTAGTCTGTTCTGTTCGAGCCCTCGGTACCAGTATgtgtagtctgttctgttagagcccTCGGTACCAGTATGTGtactctgttctgttagagtccTCGGTACCAGTATGTGtactctgttctgttagagtccTCGGTACCAGTATgtgtagtctgttctgttagagcccTCGGTACCAGTATgtgtagtctgttctgttagagcccTTGGTACCAGTATgtgtagtctgttctgttagagcccTCGGTACCAGTATgtgtagtctgttctgttagagcccTCGGTACCAGTATatgtagtctgttctgttagagcccTCGGTACCAGTATGcgtagtctgttctgttagagcccTCGGTACCAGTATGcgtagtctgttctgttagagccctgggtaccagtatgtgtagtctgttctgttagagccctgggtaccagtatgtgtagtctgttctgttagagccctgggtaccagtatgtgtagtctgttctgttagagcccTCGGTACCAGTATGcgtagtctgttctgttagagcccTCGGTACCAGTATGTGTAGTCTGTTCCGTTAGAGCCCTCGGTACCAGTATGTGTAGTCTGTTCCGTTAGAGCCCTCGGTACCAGTATGTGTAGTCTGTTCCGTTAGAGCCCTCGGTACCAGTATGTGTAGTCTGTTCCGTTAGAGCCCTCGGTACCAGTATGcgtagtctgttctgttagagccctgggtaccagtatgtgtagtctgttctgttagagcccTCGGTACCAGTATGcgtagtctgttctgttagagcccTCGG
The Salvelinus fontinalis isolate EN_2023a unplaced genomic scaffold, ASM2944872v1 scaffold_1664, whole genome shotgun sequence genome window above contains:
- the LOC129849766 gene encoding myc box-dependent-interacting protein 1-like, coding for ARIAKRDRKMTDYDSARHHFGSLQKGKKQDQAKIAKPMSLVEKAAPGWAQGILSAHQIAQTNLTRNQAEEELGRAQKVFEEINVDLQDELPQLWNSRVGFYVNTFQSMAGYQQRFHKDMGKLNQDLNDVMTKLDEQRLAKKAGKDWKPGPKKSEAAAANHSVTPDAAPKTRLAPPGPAPVRPPPSPRPSLTPAPDTQQDIISFDGEALVPDANTTAPSQATAPSQATAPSQATTPSQPQVR